In the Ipomoea triloba cultivar NCNSP0323 chromosome 6, ASM357664v1 genome, one interval contains:
- the LOC116022183 gene encoding homeobox protein knotted-1-like 2 isoform X1: MEEMYGVRWCFSSDDDYYYGAVSSSCCAEMAGFLSAGSSEYVAELGGRGSSPPPEVGGRRWCSSNTTNLGVVVVHQEEAHHQQPLPLTTVTSAAATTTTATATNNSNSSLKHKISSHPLYPKLLQAYIDFYKVGAPAEAEEMDGILNENDDTRGTTSFSSDPELDEFMETYCDVLLKYKSCVERPFVEANEFISNMQTQLHNLCSATTHNIISGVADKMTISSSAAAAASSIGDHEIKERLMREYGEYMSSLKQEFSQRKKNGKLSQHARQALLDWWSAHYNWPYPTEAEKVVLAASTGLDRKQINNWFINQRKRHWKPSKNMHFNLLF, encoded by the exons ATGGAGGAAATGTACGGAGTGAGGTGGTGTTTTAGCAGTGACGACGATTATTATTATGGTGCAGTAAGTAGTAGTTGTTGTGCAGAGATGGCGGGATTTCTCTCCGCCGGATCATCGGAGTATGTTGCAGAATTGGGGGGCCGGGGTTCATCTCCGCCGCCTGAGGTGGGAGGCCGCAGGTGGTGCAGCAGTAATACTACGAATTTGGGAGTAGTAGTAGTCCATCAAGAGGAAGCTCATCATCAACAACCACTACCACTGACGACGGTGACATCAGCTGCGGCTACTACTACTACCGCCACTGCGactaataatagtaatagcAGCTTAAAACACAAAATCTCTTCTCACCCTCTTTACCCTAAGCTCCTCCAAGCTTACATCGATTTCTACAAG GTTGGAGCCCCAGCTGAAGCTGAAGAGATGGATGGTATTCTCAATGAAAATGATGATACTAGGGGAACAACAAGTTTCTCCTCCGATCCCGAGCTGGATGAGTTCATG GAAACTTATTGTGACGTATTACTGAAATACAAGTCTTGTGTTGAAAGGCCATTCGTTGAAGCAAATGAGTTCATCAGCAATATGCAAACTCAACTCCACAACCTTTGCAGCGCTACAACCCACAACATCATCTCAG GCGTGGCTGATAAGATGACAATATCATcatcagcagcagcagcagcaagtAGTATTGGGGATCACGAAATTAAGGAGAGACTAATGCGGGAATATGGAGAATATATGAGTTCCCTAAAGCAAGAATTTTCGCAGAGGAAGAAGAATGGAAAGCTCTCTCAGCATGCAAGACAGGCATTGCTGGATTGGTGGTCTGCTCATTACAATTGGCCTTACCCAACG GAAGCAGAGAAGGTTGTTTTGGCAGCATCAACAGGATTGGatagaaaacaaattaacaaCTGGTTCATCAACCAAAGGAAACGCCACTGGAAGCCTTCAAAAAATATGCACTTTAACTTGCTCTTCTAG
- the LOC116022183 gene encoding homeobox protein knotted-1-like 6 isoform X2: MEEMYGVRWCFSSDDDYYYGAVSSSCCAEMAGFLSAGSSEYVAELGGRGSSPPPEVGGRRWCSSNTTNLGVVVVHQEEAHHQQPLPLTTVTSAAATTTTATATNNSNSSLKHKISSHPLYPKLLQAYIDFYKETYCDVLLKYKSCVERPFVEANEFISNMQTQLHNLCSATTHNIISGVADKMTISSSAAAAASSIGDHEIKERLMREYGEYMSSLKQEFSQRKKNGKLSQHARQALLDWWSAHYNWPYPTEAEKVVLAASTGLDRKQINNWFINQRKRHWKPSKNMHFNLLF; the protein is encoded by the exons ATGGAGGAAATGTACGGAGTGAGGTGGTGTTTTAGCAGTGACGACGATTATTATTATGGTGCAGTAAGTAGTAGTTGTTGTGCAGAGATGGCGGGATTTCTCTCCGCCGGATCATCGGAGTATGTTGCAGAATTGGGGGGCCGGGGTTCATCTCCGCCGCCTGAGGTGGGAGGCCGCAGGTGGTGCAGCAGTAATACTACGAATTTGGGAGTAGTAGTAGTCCATCAAGAGGAAGCTCATCATCAACAACCACTACCACTGACGACGGTGACATCAGCTGCGGCTACTACTACTACCGCCACTGCGactaataatagtaatagcAGCTTAAAACACAAAATCTCTTCTCACCCTCTTTACCCTAAGCTCCTCCAAGCTTACATCGATTTCTACAAG GAAACTTATTGTGACGTATTACTGAAATACAAGTCTTGTGTTGAAAGGCCATTCGTTGAAGCAAATGAGTTCATCAGCAATATGCAAACTCAACTCCACAACCTTTGCAGCGCTACAACCCACAACATCATCTCAG GCGTGGCTGATAAGATGACAATATCATcatcagcagcagcagcagcaagtAGTATTGGGGATCACGAAATTAAGGAGAGACTAATGCGGGAATATGGAGAATATATGAGTTCCCTAAAGCAAGAATTTTCGCAGAGGAAGAAGAATGGAAAGCTCTCTCAGCATGCAAGACAGGCATTGCTGGATTGGTGGTCTGCTCATTACAATTGGCCTTACCCAACG GAAGCAGAGAAGGTTGTTTTGGCAGCATCAACAGGATTGGatagaaaacaaattaacaaCTGGTTCATCAACCAAAGGAAACGCCACTGGAAGCCTTCAAAAAATATGCACTTTAACTTGCTCTTCTAG